A DNA window from Gigantopelta aegis isolate Gae_Host chromosome 4, Gae_host_genome, whole genome shotgun sequence contains the following coding sequences:
- the LOC121372655 gene encoding uncharacterized protein LOC121372655, whose translation MSTLLVCAFLFFSGLIVVSGKLSLRDGVLVDIIDDCDPHDPNSCGSDKCCVKDGIMYIPEATGPRPAYRIECRPLTTVGRLCYLRHSTEMCPCGAGLTCKASSSFFGHCH comes from the exons ATGTCGACACTTCTGGTGTGcgcttttcttttcttctcg GGCTTAATTGTAGTGTCCGGAAAACTGTCGTTGCGTGATGGCGTGCTTGTCGATATTATAGACGATTGTGATCCACATGACCCTAATTCTTGCGGATCGGACAAGTGCTGTGTCAAAGAC GGTATTATGTACATCCCCGAAGCTACGGGTCCTAGACCCGCATACCGAATAGAATGTCGACCTTTGACAACCGTGGGCAGATTGTGCTATCTCCGTCACTCGACTGAAATGTGTCCGTGTGGTGCAGGACTTACATGCAAAGCATCGTCTTCGTTTTTCGGGCACTGTCACTGA